A portion of the Streptomyces sp. NBC_00376 genome contains these proteins:
- a CDS encoding ATP-binding protein, translating to MNHAIDPRAGDVAEPTYHADFAMGEHSARHLRRILRLYLAGWGLLEVADAAELALTELIANVVRHVPGRRCQTFIFLLAAGGVRVEVADACPDVPRMVVGDELDEGGRGLVLVDAVTDKWGVEPRRDGRGKTVWFECLAVAGAADGVIALSDRNGAPRAPRP from the coding sequence ATGAATCACGCAATTGATCCACGGGCCGGGGATGTGGCGGAGCCGACCTATCATGCCGACTTCGCGATGGGCGAGCACTCGGCCCGGCATCTGCGCCGCATCCTGCGCCTGTACCTCGCAGGTTGGGGCCTGCTCGAAGTGGCCGACGCGGCCGAGTTGGCGTTGACCGAGCTGATCGCGAACGTCGTGCGGCACGTGCCCGGCCGACGCTGTCAGACGTTCATCTTCCTGCTCGCGGCCGGTGGTGTGCGCGTCGAGGTCGCGGATGCCTGCCCCGACGTGCCGAGGATGGTCGTGGGGGACGAACTCGACGAGGGCGGGCGCGGGTTGGTGCTGGTCGACGCCGTCACCGACAAGTGGGGCGTGGAGCCGCGCCGGGACGGCCGTGGCAAGACGGTGTGGTTCGAGTGCCTGGCCGTCGCCGGGGCGGCGGACGGGGTGATCGCTCTCAGTGACCGGAACGGAGCTCCGCGAGCACCGCGTCCGTGA
- a CDS encoding PucR family transcriptional regulator, which yields MPRPDPEQPAANNAHLHAATLKRLEQSSGRLAANAIARMDESLPWYRAMPPENRSWIGLVAQAGIAAFTEWFRHPDTPQAISTDVFGTAPRELTRAITLRQTVEMVRTTIEVMEAAIEEVAAPGDESVLREALLVYAREIAFATAQVYAQAAEARGAWDARLESLVVNAVLSGEADEGAVSRAAALGWNSPEHVCVVLGTAPDGDSELTVEAIRRAARHAKLQVLTGVLGNRLVVIAGGSDSPIHVAKALIGPYAAGPVVAGPVVPDLLAATRSAQAAAAGLKACGAWQDAPRPVLADDLLPERAMAGDPAARDQLVEEIYRPLEEAGSALLETLSVYLEQASSLEGAARMLFVHPNTVRYRLRRVTDVTGWSPSDVRSAFTLRIALILGRLAARDPQS from the coding sequence GTGCCCCGACCCGATCCTGAGCAGCCCGCTGCGAACAACGCCCACCTGCATGCCGCGACCCTGAAACGGCTGGAGCAGTCCTCCGGCCGGCTCGCCGCGAACGCGATCGCCCGCATGGACGAGTCGCTGCCGTGGTACCGGGCGATGCCACCGGAGAACCGGTCCTGGATCGGGCTGGTGGCCCAGGCCGGTATCGCGGCGTTCACCGAGTGGTTCCGGCACCCGGACACCCCGCAGGCCATCTCCACCGATGTGTTCGGCACGGCTCCGCGCGAGCTGACCCGGGCGATCACCCTGCGGCAGACCGTCGAGATGGTGCGGACGACGATCGAGGTGATGGAGGCCGCGATCGAGGAGGTCGCCGCGCCCGGCGACGAGTCGGTGCTGCGCGAGGCGCTGCTCGTCTACGCCCGGGAGATCGCCTTCGCGACCGCCCAGGTGTACGCGCAGGCCGCCGAGGCGCGCGGCGCCTGGGACGCCCGGCTGGAATCGCTCGTCGTCAACGCGGTGCTGTCCGGCGAGGCCGACGAGGGCGCCGTGTCGCGCGCGGCGGCGCTCGGCTGGAACTCCCCCGAGCACGTCTGCGTGGTGCTCGGCACCGCCCCGGACGGCGACAGCGAACTGACGGTGGAGGCGATCAGGCGGGCCGCCCGGCACGCCAAGCTCCAGGTCCTGACCGGGGTGCTCGGCAACCGCCTGGTGGTCATCGCGGGCGGCAGCGACAGCCCGATCCATGTCGCGAAGGCGCTGATCGGACCGTATGCGGCCGGTCCCGTCGTCGCCGGTCCGGTGGTGCCGGACCTGCTGGCGGCCACCCGGTCCGCGCAGGCCGCGGCCGCCGGGCTCAAGGCGTGCGGCGCCTGGCAGGACGCGCCCAGGCCGGTTCTCGCCGACGATCTGCTGCCGGAACGCGCGATGGCGGGCGACCCCGCCGCACGGGACCAATTGGTGGAGGAGATCTACAGACCGCTGGAAGAAGCGGGCTCCGCACTGCTGGAGACGCTGAGTGTCTATCTGGAACAGGCGAGCAGCCTGGAAGGCGCGGCCAGAATGCTCTTCGTCCACCCGAACACCGTGCGCTACCGGCTCCGACGTGTGACAGACGTCACCGGATGGTCACCGTCCGATGTCCGCTCGGCATTCACTCTGCGGATCGCCCTGATTCTGGGGCGCTTGGCCGCGAGAGATCCTCAGTCCTAG
- a CDS encoding pirin family protein: protein MISVHRAEDRFQGGDQDAGILSRHAFSFGGFYDPDNLRFGAILACNSERLESGAGFEEHPHSHTEIVTWVVEGELTHRDSTGHATVVRPGDLQHLSAASGVRHVERNDGDAPLTFIQMWLAPLEPGGEPSYTIVPGIADSAPYALPAAGALLHVRRPGAGERVAVPDAARVYVHVVAGGVRLGDEELEPGDSVRITGEEGLELVADGAAEVLLWELPA from the coding sequence GTGATTTCCGTACACCGCGCCGAGGACCGCTTCCAGGGCGGGGACCAGGACGCCGGCATCCTGTCCCGGCACGCCTTCTCCTTCGGCGGCTTCTACGACCCGGACAATCTGCGCTTCGGCGCGATCCTGGCGTGCAACTCGGAGCGGCTGGAGAGCGGTGCGGGTTTCGAGGAACACCCCCACAGCCATACGGAGATCGTCACCTGGGTCGTCGAGGGCGAGCTGACCCACCGCGACTCCACCGGCCACGCCACGGTCGTGCGGCCCGGCGACCTCCAGCACCTCAGCGCCGCGTCCGGCGTGCGCCACGTCGAACGAAACGACGGCGACGCCCCGCTGACGTTCATCCAGATGTGGCTGGCCCCGCTGGAACCGGGCGGCGAACCTTCGTACACGATCGTCCCCGGCATCGCCGACTCCGCCCCGTACGCCCTCCCGGCGGCCGGTGCGCTGCTGCACGTGCGCCGGCCGGGCGCGGGGGAGCGGGTGGCGGTGCCGGACGCGGCGCGGGTGTACGTCCATGTGGTGGCCGGGGGCGTACGGCTCGGCGACGAGGAGCTGGAGCCGGGGGACTCGGTGCGGATCACCGGCGAGGAAGGGCTGGAGCTGGTGGCGGACGGGGCGGCCGAGGTGCTGCTGTGGGAGCTGCCGGCTTGA
- a CDS encoding TetR/AcrR family transcriptional regulator, with protein sequence MTDSVKPRAARANDKRRRLTAAAAQVLHEQGVERTTLADIARVADVPVGNVYYYFKTKDELVHAALSEHSAHLDQLTSRLDRLPDPRDRLKALIEAWVGQRDTAARYGCPTGTLAVEVDKRTDGTLDAEAGAVIRQLLDWAGHQFRALGLPDPDDLAVTLVSGYQGMSLLANALRDPDIMTRQGARLLHWLDSLQAPDQTS encoded by the coding sequence GTGACTGACTCAGTGAAGCCCCGGGCGGCACGGGCCAACGACAAGCGCCGACGGCTCACCGCCGCGGCGGCCCAGGTCCTGCACGAGCAGGGTGTCGAGCGCACCACTCTCGCCGACATCGCCCGCGTGGCCGACGTCCCGGTCGGGAACGTCTACTACTACTTCAAGACCAAGGACGAGCTGGTCCACGCCGCCCTGTCCGAGCACAGTGCGCACCTGGACCAGCTCACCAGCCGGCTGGACCGGCTGCCCGACCCCCGTGACCGCCTGAAGGCCCTCATCGAAGCCTGGGTCGGCCAGCGCGACACCGCCGCCCGCTACGGCTGCCCCACCGGCACTCTGGCCGTCGAGGTCGACAAGCGCACGGACGGGACCCTGGACGCGGAAGCCGGCGCGGTCATCCGGCAGCTGCTCGACTGGGCCGGGCACCAGTTCCGCGCCCTGGGCCTGCCAGACCCGGACGACCTCGCCGTCACCCTCGTCTCCGGCTACCAGGGCATGTCGCTCCTTGCCAACGCGCTGCGCGACCCGGACATCATGACCCGCCAGGGTGCCCGCCTCCTCCATTGGCTCGACTCCCTGCAGGCTCCCGACCAGACCTCCTGA
- a CDS encoding DUF3145 domain-containing protein → MTTRGVLYVHSAPRALCPHVEWAVGGVLGVRVQLDWIRQPAAPGTWRSEFSWQARAGTASKLASSLRGWDLLRFEVTAEPSPTSEGERYSSTPGLGIFHAVTGMHGDILVPEDRLRAALARSARGESELEAEIAKLLGKPWDDELESFRHAGEGAPVRWLHQVV, encoded by the coding sequence GTGACGACACGTGGAGTTCTGTACGTTCACTCCGCACCGCGCGCGCTCTGTCCCCACGTCGAATGGGCGGTGGGCGGCGTCCTCGGTGTGCGGGTCCAGCTCGACTGGATCAGACAGCCTGCCGCGCCCGGCACCTGGCGCTCCGAGTTCTCCTGGCAGGCCCGCGCCGGCACGGCGTCCAAGCTCGCCTCCTCGCTGCGGGGCTGGGACCTGCTGCGCTTCGAGGTGACGGCGGAGCCGAGCCCCACGTCTGAGGGCGAGCGCTACAGCTCCACGCCCGGCCTCGGCATCTTCCACGCCGTCACCGGCATGCACGGCGACATCCTGGTCCCCGAGGACCGGCTGCGGGCCGCGCTGGCACGGTCCGCGCGGGGCGAGAGCGAGCTGGAGGCCGAGATCGCCAAACTGCTCGGCAAGCCCTGGGACGACGAACTGGAGTCCTTCCGCCACGCGGGCGAGGGCGCGCCGGTGCGGTGGCTCCACCAGGTGGTGTGA
- a CDS encoding SGNH/GDSL hydrolase family protein encodes MQDRSARRRSRTSAAVLAAVSVLGTAVLTGCDSGRPGTTKGAAAQPSPRPGPVWDREPRSVAAVGDSITRGFDACSVLADCPEVSWATGTDSGVRSLAVRLLGASEAASRSWNHAETGARIAQLPEQMASAAKEKPDLVTVMIGANDACRDSARYMTPVADFRTSFEASMRQLRAGAPKAQVYVSSVPDLKRLWETGRGNPLGKQIWKLGICQSMLGDADDMGASAMARRASVQERVVAYNKVLREVCAKDLRCRYDGGAVFDYPFTGKQLSQWDWFHPGRDGQARLAEIAYRNVTAARPPA; translated from the coding sequence ATGCAGGATCGTTCCGCCCGCCGCCGTTCGCGTACCTCGGCCGCCGTCCTGGCGGCGGTCTCGGTCCTCGGCACGGCCGTTCTGACGGGCTGTGACTCCGGCCGGCCGGGGACGACGAAGGGGGCGGCCGCGCAGCCTTCTCCCAGGCCGGGTCCGGTCTGGGACCGCGAGCCGCGTTCGGTGGCCGCGGTCGGCGACTCCATCACCCGCGGTTTCGACGCCTGTTCGGTGCTGGCGGACTGCCCGGAGGTCTCCTGGGCGACCGGCACCGACAGCGGGGTGCGCAGCCTCGCCGTGCGGCTGCTGGGTGCGTCGGAGGCCGCCTCGCGCAGCTGGAACCACGCCGAGACGGGGGCCCGGATCGCACAGCTGCCGGAGCAGATGGCGTCGGCCGCGAAGGAGAAGCCGGATCTGGTGACGGTGATGATCGGCGCCAACGACGCCTGCCGGGACTCGGCCCGGTACATGACCCCGGTGGCTGATTTCCGTACCTCGTTCGAGGCGTCGATGCGTCAACTGCGTGCCGGGGCGCCCAAGGCGCAGGTGTACGTGTCGAGCGTGCCGGATCTCAAGCGGCTCTGGGAGACGGGGCGCGGTAACCCGCTGGGCAAGCAGATCTGGAAGCTGGGGATCTGTCAGTCGATGCTTGGCGACGCGGACGACATGGGCGCGTCCGCGATGGCCCGGCGCGCTTCGGTGCAGGAGCGGGTCGTGGCGTACAACAAGGTGCTCCGCGAGGTCTGTGCGAAGGACCTGCGCTGCCGGTACGACGGCGGGGCGGTCTTCGACTACCCGTTCACCGGCAAGCAGCTCAGCCAGTGGGACTGGTTCCATCCTGGGCGCGACGGGCAGGCGCGGCTGGCGGAGATCGCCTACCGCAATGTCACCGCGGCCCGGCCCCCCGCGTAG
- the fabF gene encoding beta-ketoacyl-ACP synthase II yields MNSTNRTVVVTGIGATTPLGGDSASTWEGLMAGRSGVKPLEGERFAELPVRIAALAAVDPGDVLPRPLARKLDRSAQFALIAAREAWADAGFTGKAGEDEKIQPERLGSVIASGIGGVITLLDQYDVLKEKGVRRVSPHTVPMLMPNGPAANVGLEVNAQAGVHTPVSACASGAEAIGYAVEMIRTGRADVVLAGGTEAAIHPLPIAAFANMMAMSKNNDEPQKASRPYDTGRDGFVLGEGAGVVVLESAEHAAKRGAKVYCEVLGQGLSADAHHIAQPEPTGRGIAAAMQNLLDQTDLKPSEVVHLNAHATSTPQGDVAELKALRKVLGDDLDHVAISATKSMTGHLLGGAGGIETVATVLALHHRMAPPTINVEHLDEAVEADIVRDEPRPLPEGSIAAINNSFGFGGHNVVLAFRSV; encoded by the coding sequence GTGAACTCGACCAATCGCACCGTGGTCGTCACCGGTATCGGCGCAACCACTCCGCTGGGTGGCGACTCGGCGTCGACCTGGGAAGGTCTGATGGCCGGTCGTTCCGGCGTCAAGCCTCTCGAGGGCGAACGTTTCGCCGAACTGCCCGTCCGGATCGCCGCCCTCGCGGCCGTCGACCCGGGCGACGTCCTGCCCCGCCCGCTCGCCCGCAAGCTGGACCGCTCGGCGCAGTTCGCGCTGATCGCGGCCCGTGAGGCCTGGGCGGACGCCGGTTTCACCGGCAAGGCCGGCGAGGACGAGAAGATCCAGCCCGAGCGGCTCGGCTCCGTCATCGCCTCCGGCATCGGTGGCGTGATCACCCTGCTCGACCAGTACGACGTGCTGAAGGAGAAGGGCGTACGCCGCGTCTCCCCGCACACCGTGCCCATGCTCATGCCCAACGGCCCGGCGGCCAACGTCGGTCTCGAGGTCAACGCCCAGGCCGGTGTCCACACCCCGGTCTCCGCCTGCGCCTCGGGCGCCGAGGCGATCGGGTACGCCGTCGAGATGATCCGCACCGGCCGTGCCGATGTGGTCCTCGCCGGTGGCACCGAGGCGGCGATCCACCCGCTGCCGATCGCCGCGTTCGCCAACATGATGGCGATGTCCAAGAACAACGACGAGCCCCAGAAGGCATCGCGTCCGTACGACACCGGCCGTGACGGCTTCGTGCTCGGCGAGGGCGCCGGGGTCGTCGTCCTGGAGTCCGCGGAGCACGCCGCAAAGCGTGGCGCCAAGGTCTACTGCGAGGTGCTGGGCCAGGGTCTGTCCGCGGACGCCCACCACATCGCGCAGCCCGAGCCGACCGGGCGCGGCATCGCCGCCGCGATGCAGAACCTGCTGGACCAGACGGACCTCAAGCCGTCCGAGGTCGTGCACCTCAACGCGCACGCCACGTCGACGCCGCAGGGCGACGTCGCGGAGCTGAAGGCGCTGCGCAAGGTCCTGGGCGACGACCTCGACCATGTCGCGATCTCCGCGACGAAGTCGATGACCGGTCACCTCCTCGGTGGCGCCGGCGGCATCGAGACCGTCGCGACGGTCCTGGCGCTGCACCACCGGATGGCTCCGCCGACGATCAACGTGGAGCACCTGGACGAGGCGGTGGAGGCGGACATCGTGCGCGACGAGCCGCGTCCGTTGCCGGAGGGTTCGATCGCCGCGATCAACAACTCGTTCGGGTTCGGCGGACACAACGTGGTCCTGGCGTTCCGCAGCGTCTGA
- a CDS encoding GNAT family N-acetyltransferase, giving the protein MADIVRATAADVTALAAVLASAYAEDPVWSWLMPTDRDRRLRLLFTAHLAQQVPAGRVWTDPERTVAAVWAEPGKWQLPVTYLLRNAGPLVRATRTQLPRTAGRLFTMEHRHPAGPEHWYVEYIGTHADARGTGRGARVLDGLLERADADGRPVFLESSNRRNLTFYQRHGFTVHEEMTFRTGPPMWSMWRRDTGL; this is encoded by the coding sequence ATGGCCGACATAGTCCGCGCTACCGCAGCCGACGTCACCGCCCTCGCCGCCGTGCTCGCCAGCGCCTACGCCGAGGATCCCGTCTGGAGCTGGCTCATGCCGACCGACCGTGACCGGCGGCTGCGGCTGCTGTTCACCGCGCATCTGGCGCAACAGGTCCCGGCCGGCCGGGTGTGGACCGATCCGGAACGCACCGTCGCGGCAGTGTGGGCGGAGCCCGGGAAGTGGCAGCTGCCGGTGACGTACCTGCTGCGCAACGCGGGGCCACTCGTACGCGCGACGAGGACCCAACTTCCGCGTACCGCCGGACGGTTGTTCACCATGGAGCACCGCCATCCGGCCGGTCCCGAGCACTGGTACGTCGAGTACATCGGCACCCACGCCGACGCGCGCGGCACGGGGCGCGGGGCTCGGGTGCTCGACGGGCTGCTGGAGCGGGCGGACGCGGACGGGCGGCCGGTCTTCCTGGAGTCCAGCAACCGCCGCAACCTCACCTTCTACCAGCGGCACGGCTTCACCGTGCACGAGGAGATGACGTTCCGGACCGGGCCACCGATGTGGTCGATGTGGCGCCGGGACACCGGCCTGTAG
- a CDS encoding serine hydrolase domain-containing protein → MQSLAMIDNWPVPTAAAAVVRADGTVLGTHGPTSHRFPLASVTKPIAAYAALVAYEEGAVELDEPAGPEGSTVRHLLAHTSGLAFDEHRTTAAPGTRRLYSNAGFEVLGDHITKATDIPFPEYVRQAVLEPLGMTATTIDGSPAKDGVSTVDDLVRFAAEVQAPRLLDPRTVLAAQTVVHPGLKGVLPGYGHQNPNDWGLGFEIRDSKSPHWTGSSSSPATFGHFGQSGTFLWIDPVAGAACVALTDRPFGPWAAEVWPPFTDAVLAELRSGH, encoded by the coding sequence ATGCAGAGCCTGGCGATGATCGACAACTGGCCCGTCCCCACCGCGGCGGCTGCCGTCGTACGAGCGGACGGCACCGTTCTCGGTACGCACGGCCCGACCTCGCACCGCTTCCCGCTCGCCTCCGTCACCAAGCCGATCGCGGCCTACGCGGCGCTCGTGGCGTACGAGGAGGGCGCGGTCGAGCTGGACGAGCCGGCCGGGCCGGAGGGGTCCACCGTGCGGCACCTGCTCGCGCACACCAGCGGGCTCGCCTTCGACGAGCACCGCACGACGGCCGCGCCCGGCACCCGCCGCCTCTACTCCAACGCGGGCTTCGAGGTGCTCGGCGACCACATCACCAAGGCCACCGACATCCCGTTCCCGGAGTACGTGCGCCAGGCCGTGCTGGAACCCCTCGGGATGACGGCGACCACGATCGACGGCTCGCCCGCCAAGGACGGTGTCTCGACCGTCGACGACCTCGTCCGGTTCGCGGCGGAGGTGCAGGCGCCCCGCCTGCTCGACCCGCGTACGGTGCTGGCCGCGCAAACCGTCGTACACCCCGGGCTGAAGGGCGTACTGCCGGGCTACGGCCACCAGAACCCCAACGACTGGGGCCTCGGATTCGAGATCCGGGATTCCAAGTCGCCGCACTGGACGGGCAGTTCGTCGTCCCCCGCGACCTTCGGCCACTTCGGGCAGTCCGGCACCTTCCTGTGGATCGACCCGGTCGCGGGCGCGGCGTGCGTCGCGCTCACCGACCGGCCCTTCGGCCCGTGGGCGGCCGAGGTGTGGCCGCCGTTCACGGACGCGGTGCTCGCGGAGCTCCGTTCCGGTCACTGA
- a CDS encoding acyl carrier protein: protein MAATQEEIVKGLAEIVNEIAGIPVEDVQLDKSFTDDLDVDSLSMVEVVVAAEERFDVKIPDEDVKNLKTVGDAAEYILKHQG from the coding sequence ATGGCCGCCACTCAGGAAGAGATCGTCAAGGGTCTCGCCGAGATCGTCAACGAGATCGCCGGTATCCCGGTCGAGGACGTCCAGCTGGACAAGTCCTTCACCGACGACCTGGACGTCGACTCGCTGTCCATGGTCGAGGTCGTCGTCGCCGCCGAGGAGCGCTTCGACGTCAAGATCCCCGACGAGGACGTCAAGAACCTCAAGACCGTCGGCGACGCTGCCGAGTACATCCTCAAGCACCAGGGCTGA
- a CDS encoding ACP S-malonyltransferase: MLVLVAPGQGAQTPGFLTPWLDLPGATDRIAKWSDAIGLDLVHYGTKADADDIRDTSVAQPLLVAAGLLSAAALNVSPDVVAGHSVGEITAAAYAGVIDDESALRLVRTRGLAMAEAAAVTETGMAALLGGDPDVSVAHLEKLGLTPANVNGAGQIVAAGTAAQIAALTEDMPEGVRRVVTLKVAGAFHTHHMAPAVDRLREAAAELKPADPAVTYVSNADGKAVATGDEVISRLVGQVANPVRWDLCMETFKELGVTALIEACPGGTLTGLAKRALPGVKTLALKTPDDLDAARELISEHAGV; this comes from the coding sequence GTGCTCGTACTCGTCGCTCCCGGCCAAGGCGCTCAGACGCCCGGCTTCCTGACTCCCTGGCTCGACCTTCCCGGTGCCACCGACCGCATCGCGAAGTGGTCGGACGCCATCGGGCTCGACCTCGTCCACTACGGCACCAAGGCCGACGCGGACGACATCCGTGACACCTCGGTGGCGCAGCCGCTGCTGGTGGCCGCCGGTCTGCTCTCCGCCGCCGCGCTCAATGTGTCGCCGGACGTCGTCGCAGGTCACAGCGTTGGCGAGATCACCGCTGCGGCCTACGCCGGGGTCATCGACGACGAGTCCGCGCTGCGTCTCGTACGTACCCGCGGGCTCGCCATGGCCGAGGCCGCCGCGGTCACCGAGACCGGCATGGCGGCGCTGCTGGGCGGCGACCCCGACGTGTCGGTCGCGCACCTGGAGAAGCTCGGGCTGACCCCGGCGAACGTCAACGGCGCCGGCCAGATCGTCGCCGCGGGCACCGCCGCGCAGATCGCCGCGCTGACCGAGGACATGCCCGAGGGCGTGCGCCGCGTGGTGACCCTCAAGGTCGCCGGGGCCTTCCACACGCACCACATGGCCCCCGCCGTCGACCGGCTGCGCGAGGCCGCCGCGGAGCTGAAGCCCGCCGACCCGGCCGTGACATATGTCTCGAACGCCGACGGGAAGGCCGTCGCCACCGGCGACGAGGTCATCTCCCGGCTGGTCGGCCAGGTGGCCAACCCGGTCCGCTGGGATCTGTGCATGGAGACCTTCAAGGAGCTGGGCGTCACGGCTCTCATCGAGGCATGCCCCGGCGGAACCCTCACGGGCCTCGCCAAGCGCGCGCTGCCCGGTGTGAAGACGCTCGCGCTCAAGACCCCCGACGACCTCGACGCGGCACGCGAGCTCATCTCCGAGCACGCGGGCGTCTAA
- a CDS encoding helix-turn-helix domain-containing protein, with translation MANIQTLDPNASPLDYYGWELRRQREAHSLKQGQLGDIIFCTGSLIGQIETTKKIPTRDFSERVDAALGTDGVFSRLVGLVLRSQLPTWFQPYADMEAKAAYISTYQAQLVYGLLQTEEYARAVLATGMPDDLENRVAARIERQRILERERPPLAWAVLDEAVLHRPIGGHEVMRRQLLRLLEFTDQRWMRIQVLPFTAGEHASLDGAFTTMRFDNDPDIVYTEDIVSGHMTASPDTVREAALRYAHLQAAALSVEDSAALITRVMEECYGDQPRPEERAVA, from the coding sequence GTGGCCAACATCCAGACACTTGATCCCAACGCCTCCCCACTGGACTACTACGGCTGGGAGTTACGCCGCCAGCGCGAGGCCCACAGCCTCAAGCAGGGCCAGCTCGGCGACATCATCTTCTGCACCGGCTCGCTGATCGGCCAGATCGAGACGACGAAGAAGATCCCCACCCGCGACTTCTCCGAGCGGGTGGACGCGGCACTCGGCACGGACGGCGTGTTCTCGCGGCTGGTCGGCCTGGTCCTGCGCAGCCAGCTGCCGACGTGGTTCCAGCCGTACGCGGACATGGAGGCGAAGGCCGCGTATATCTCCACGTACCAGGCGCAGTTGGTGTACGGGCTGTTGCAGACGGAGGAGTACGCGCGGGCGGTGCTGGCCACCGGCATGCCGGACGACCTCGAAAACCGAGTGGCGGCCCGGATCGAGCGCCAGCGCATTCTGGAGCGGGAACGGCCCCCGCTCGCCTGGGCCGTGCTCGACGAGGCCGTACTGCACCGGCCGATCGGTGGCCACGAGGTCATGCGGAGGCAACTGCTCCGCTTGTTGGAGTTCACCGACCAGCGCTGGATGCGGATTCAGGTGCTGCCCTTCACAGCCGGTGAACACGCCAGCCTGGATGGTGCGTTCACCACGATGCGCTTCGACAACGACCCCGACATTGTCTACACGGAGGACATCGTTTCCGGTCATATGACGGCCAGCCCTGACACCGTCAGGGAAGCCGCGCTCCGTTACGCTCATTTGCAGGCCGCAGCCCTCTCCGTCGAGGACTCTGCGGCGCTGATCACCCGCGTGATGGAGGAGTGTTATGGAGACCAGCCACGACCTGAGGAACGCGCGGTGGCGTAA
- a CDS encoding ketoacyl-ACP synthase III: MSKIKPSKGAPYARIMGVGGYRPTRVVPNEVILETIDSSDEWIRSRSGIATRHWASEEETVAAMSVEASGKAIADAGITPEQIGAVIVSTVSHFKQTPAIATEIAHLVGAGKPAAFDISAGCAGFGYGLTLAKGMIVEGSAEYVLVIGVERLSDLTDKEDRATAFLFGDGAGAVIVGPSKVPAIGPTVWGSEGDKSETIKQTVAWDEFHADRPEKFPAITQEGQAVFRWAVFEMAKVAQQALDAAGIAPEDLDVFIPHQANMRIIDSMVKTLKLPENVTVARDVETTGNTSAASIPLAMERLLATGKAKSGDTALVIGFGAGLVYAATVVTLP; the protein is encoded by the coding sequence ATGTCGAAGATCAAGCCCAGCAAGGGCGCCCCGTACGCACGGATCATGGGGGTCGGCGGCTACCGCCCGACCCGCGTCGTGCCCAACGAGGTGATCCTCGAGACGATCGACTCGTCCGACGAGTGGATCCGTTCGCGCTCCGGCATCGCCACCCGCCACTGGGCCTCCGAGGAGGAGACCGTGGCCGCGATGTCCGTGGAGGCGTCCGGCAAGGCCATCGCCGACGCCGGGATCACGCCCGAGCAGATCGGCGCCGTGATCGTCTCCACCGTCTCGCACTTCAAGCAGACCCCGGCCATCGCGACCGAGATCGCCCACCTGGTCGGCGCGGGCAAGCCCGCCGCCTTCGACATCTCGGCCGGCTGCGCGGGCTTCGGCTACGGGCTGACCCTCGCCAAGGGCATGATCGTCGAGGGCTCCGCGGAGTACGTGCTGGTCATCGGCGTGGAGCGGCTCAGCGACCTCACCGACAAGGAGGACCGTGCGACGGCCTTCCTGTTCGGTGACGGCGCCGGTGCGGTCATTGTCGGCCCCTCCAAGGTGCCGGCCATCGGACCGACCGTCTGGGGCTCCGAGGGCGACAAGTCCGAGACCATCAAGCAGACCGTGGCGTGGGACGAGTTCCACGCCGATCGCCCGGAGAAGTTCCCGGCCATCACCCAGGAGGGCCAGGCGGTGTTCCGCTGGGCCGTCTTCGAGATGGCCAAGGTCGCCCAGCAGGCGCTGGACGCGGCCGGGATCGCCCCGGAAGACCTGGACGTCTTCATTCCGCACCAGGCCAACATGCGGATCATCGACTCGATGGTGAAGACCCTGAAGCTGCCGGAGAACGTCACCGTCGCCCGCGACGTGGAGACCACCGGCAACACCTCCGCCGCCTCGATTCCGCTCGCTATGGAGCGGCTCCTGGCGACCGGAAAGGCGAAGAGCGGCGACACCGCGCTCGTCATCGGCTTCGGGGCGGGTCTCGTCTACGCCGCGACGGTCGTTACCCTCCCCTAG
- a CDS encoding DUF397 domain-containing protein — protein sequence METSHDLRNARWRKSSYSGSTGGECVECTVTGGAAWRKSSYSGTNGGDCVEVVDGLPCAVPVRDSKNPDGPVLIVGADAWRAFVGGLA from the coding sequence ATGGAGACCAGCCACGACCTGAGGAACGCGCGGTGGCGTAAGTCGAGTTACAGCGGAAGCACCGGCGGCGAATGCGTCGAGTGCACCGTCACCGGTGGCGCGGCTTGGCGCAAGTCCAGTTACAGCGGCACCAACGGAGGCGATTGCGTCGAGGTGGTCGACGGCCTTCCCTGCGCCGTGCCTGTGCGCGACAGCAAGAACCCGGACGGCCCCGTCCTGATCGTCGGGGCCGACGCCTGGCGGGCGTTCGTGGGCGGGCTCGCCTGA